A single window of Paenibacillus sp. FSL H8-0537 DNA harbors:
- a CDS encoding TIGR04086 family membrane protein → MNPIKHVPRPPQIASPMLAGLLYAIVWLALGALLLSLLLHFGNMKESSLPTFATCIHGLSAFAGGLTSGKRSGMKGWYQGGLLGLLYGVIILLIGFLAADAGFSLHTAIVLGITLLLGAFGGVIGVNLKK, encoded by the coding sequence ATGAATCCCATTAAACATGTGCCGCGGCCGCCCCAGATCGCTTCGCCTATGCTGGCGGGTCTCCTTTATGCCATCGTTTGGCTTGCTTTAGGCGCTTTGCTGCTCTCGCTTCTGCTGCACTTCGGCAATATGAAGGAAAGCAGCCTGCCAACCTTCGCAACGTGTATTCATGGCTTGTCCGCTTTTGCCGGCGGATTAACGTCGGGCAAGCGTTCCGGTATGAAAGGCTGGTACCAGGGCGGATTGCTGGGACTGCTCTATGGTGTGATCATATTGTTAATCGGCTTTCTTGCTGCCGATGCCGGCTTTTCCCTGCATACCGCGATTGTGCTTGGCATTACTTTGCTGCTTGGTGCTTTCGGGGGCGTTATTGGCGTCAATCTCAAGAAGTAA
- the ruvA gene encoding Holliday junction branch migration protein RuvA, with the protein MIDFLRGIVSHVELEYVVLDVRDVGYRVFTPNSYALAKKEEAVTLYIHHSVREDAILLYGFATREEQTLFRKLLEVSGIGPRVALGILAGGKPETVIAAIQQENITFLTKLPGIGKKTAQRMILDLKDKLAGIASDAAVLSAAGAYLEPDLFQSGSGQGAGTAWEEAREALAALGYTAAELDRAWHGLQQTVVPEETVDSLMKRALQQLFKG; encoded by the coding sequence ATGATTGATTTTTTACGAGGTATAGTGTCCCATGTCGAGCTGGAGTATGTGGTGCTGGATGTACGGGATGTCGGTTACCGGGTGTTTACGCCGAATTCGTATGCGTTAGCGAAAAAGGAAGAAGCCGTCACCCTTTATATTCATCATTCCGTCCGTGAGGATGCGATTTTGTTGTACGGGTTTGCAACGCGCGAGGAACAGACGCTGTTCCGCAAGCTGCTGGAAGTATCGGGCATTGGTCCGCGCGTGGCGCTGGGCATACTCGCAGGAGGCAAGCCGGAAACGGTTATTGCTGCCATTCAGCAGGAAAATATTACGTTTCTTACGAAGCTGCCCGGAATTGGCAAGAAGACGGCGCAGCGGATGATTTTGGATTTGAAGGACAAGCTTGCGGGCATCGCAAGCGATGCGGCGGTGCTGTCGGCGGCGGGCGCTTACCTGGAGCCCGATTTATTCCAAAGCGGCAGCGGCCAGGGAGCGGGAACCGCTTGGGAAGAGGCGCGTGAGGCGCTCGCAGCGCTCGGATATACAGCTGCGGAGCTTGATCGGGCTTGGCATGGCTTGCAGCAGACGGTTGTTCCAGAGGAGACGGTCGATTCCCTCATGAAGCGCGCTTTGCAGCAGCTGTTTAAAGGTTGA
- a CDS encoding DUF393 domain-containing protein, with protein MAGARQRLAEKLFVVYDGECNLCIATVARLKELPSRAELQFVQIQQLEQQGTVSVPGIQQVSVQQLYEKMHVADSNGVLYAGADGVIRVLRTVKGLGVLSLLYRIPGMSRIADAIYRIIASRRYEWFGRTEQSCSVDGCEYKPPRQNNNHPEGGR; from the coding sequence ATGGCTGGAGCAAGGCAGCGTTTAGCAGAAAAGCTATTTGTCGTCTACGATGGCGAGTGCAATCTCTGTATTGCGACGGTTGCAAGGCTCAAGGAGCTACCGTCGCGGGCCGAATTGCAATTTGTGCAAATTCAGCAATTGGAGCAGCAAGGGACGGTGAGCGTCCCCGGCATTCAGCAGGTGAGTGTGCAGCAGCTTTATGAGAAAATGCATGTTGCGGACAGCAATGGGGTGCTATATGCCGGAGCAGATGGCGTTATTCGTGTGCTGCGGACGGTTAAAGGTCTGGGCGTGCTTTCTCTGCTTTACCGAATACCAGGCATGAGCCGAATAGCGGATGCTATTTATCGCATCATTGCGAGCCGACGTTATGAATGGTTTGGCAGAACGGAGCAAAGCTGCTCGGTTGACGGCTGCGAATATAAGCCGCCAAGGCAGAACAATAATCACCCAGAAGGGGGAAGGTGA
- the queA gene encoding tRNA preQ1(34) S-adenosylmethionine ribosyltransferase-isomerase QueA, protein MNVEMFDFELPEHLIAQTPLLQRTSSRLLTLDRSNGAVNHESFTDLAQHLHAGDVLVLNDTRVLPARLIGAKADTGAKIELLLLKQLEGDRWEALAKPAKRMKIGTEVWFGDDGSGQPLLRAFVEEEGDMGGRTIRFAYSGIFQELLERLGEMPLPPYIRERLEERERYQTVYAKHDGSAAAPTAGLHFTADFLKQLADKGVRIAYVTLHVGLGTFRPMSVDVVEEHVMHSEYYELSEETAALLNQAKAEGARIVAVGTTSARTLETVATRFENEFIQACSGWTDIFIFPGYSFKLVNALLTNFHLPKSTLVMLVSALAGRDAVMGAYAEAIREEYRFFSFGDAMFIY, encoded by the coding sequence ATGAACGTAGAAATGTTTGATTTTGAACTGCCGGAGCATTTAATCGCTCAGACGCCGCTGCTGCAGCGGACCTCATCAAGGCTCTTGACGTTGGATCGCAGCAATGGCGCGGTGAACCATGAAAGCTTCACCGATCTGGCACAGCATTTGCATGCCGGCGATGTGCTGGTGCTTAATGACACTAGGGTACTGCCTGCTCGTTTAATTGGTGCGAAGGCGGATACGGGGGCGAAGATCGAGCTTCTGCTGCTTAAGCAGCTCGAAGGAGACCGCTGGGAGGCGCTCGCGAAGCCAGCCAAACGCATGAAGATCGGTACAGAGGTTTGGTTTGGCGACGATGGCAGCGGCCAGCCTCTGCTGCGTGCCTTTGTAGAAGAGGAAGGCGATATGGGCGGCCGCACGATTCGATTTGCCTATTCCGGCATTTTTCAGGAGCTGCTGGAGCGGCTTGGCGAAATGCCGCTTCCCCCCTACATTCGGGAACGTCTGGAGGAGCGTGAGCGCTATCAGACCGTTTATGCCAAGCATGATGGCTCGGCAGCCGCACCGACGGCGGGGCTGCATTTTACAGCCGATTTTTTGAAGCAGCTTGCGGATAAAGGTGTGCGAATTGCCTATGTGACGCTGCATGTAGGACTCGGAACATTTCGGCCGATGTCGGTTGACGTTGTGGAAGAGCATGTCATGCATTCGGAATATTACGAGCTTAGCGAGGAGACGGCGGCGCTGCTGAATCAGGCGAAGGCCGAGGGCGCGCGAATCGTTGCGGTAGGGACAACCTCTGCGCGGACGCTGGAAACCGTTGCGACCCGCTTTGAGAATGAATTCATTCAGGCATGCAGCGGCTGGACTGATATTTTTATTTTTCCGGGCTATTCCTTTAAGCTTGTTAATGCGCTGCTGACCAATTTCCATTTGCCCAAGTCGACGCTGGTTATGCTCGTCAGCGCGCTTGCTGGGCGCGATGCAGTAATGGGCGCGTATGCGGAAGCGATTCGTGAGGAATACCGTTTTTTCAGCTTCGGCGATGCGATGTTTATTTATTAA
- the yajC gene encoding preprotein translocase subunit YajC has translation MSLWLADAAGAPTNSIWGMAWPILLMFAVFYFLLIRPQQKKQKQRTALLSQLKKGDKISTIGGMHGTITELTDDTVVLRVSDTVKLTFERSAISSVVSSAPTISKD, from the coding sequence ATGTCACTATGGTTAGCAGATGCAGCTGGAGCGCCTACGAATAGCATTTGGGGAATGGCATGGCCGATACTACTCATGTTCGCCGTGTTCTACTTCTTGCTTATTCGTCCGCAACAGAAGAAACAGAAGCAGCGTACAGCGCTGTTGTCGCAACTGAAAAAAGGCGATAAAATTTCAACAATCGGCGGTATGCACGGTACAATCACAGAATTGACGGATGACACAGTCGTACTTCGCGTCAGTGATACGGTTAAGCTGACGTTTGAACGCAGCGCAATTAGCTCGGTCGTTAGCAGTGCGCCTACGATTTCGAAAGATTAG
- the tgt gene encoding tRNA guanosine(34) transglycosylase Tgt: protein MVAVTYELLKVCKQSGARLGRVHTPHGVIETPAFMPVGTQATVKTMSPEELKTMDAHIILSNTYHLFLRPGHDLIKRAGGLHKFMNWDRPILTDSGGFQVFSLSEMRKITEEGVQFRSHLNGDKMFLSPEKAMEIQNALGSDIMMAFDECPPYPAEHAYVKQSLERTTRWAERCLESHARPQDQGLFAIVQGGMYEDLRIQSAKDLTSMDFPGYAIGGLSVGEPKHLMYQALEYTVPLLPTDKPRYLMGVGSPDALLEGSIRGIDMFDCVLPTRIARNGTTMTSEGRLVIRNAKYAEDFGPLDPKCSCYTCTNYSRAYIRHLMKADETFGMRLTTYHNLHFLLQLMRDVRQAITEDRLLDFRDEFFDSYGLRDNDKGF, encoded by the coding sequence ATTGTGGCTGTAACCTATGAATTGTTAAAAGTGTGCAAGCAGTCTGGAGCGCGGCTCGGCCGCGTCCATACACCCCATGGCGTAATCGAGACGCCGGCTTTTATGCCGGTGGGAACCCAGGCGACGGTAAAGACAATGAGCCCGGAAGAGCTGAAGACAATGGATGCTCATATTATTTTGAGCAATACGTACCATCTGTTTTTGCGTCCCGGACATGATTTGATTAAACGCGCAGGCGGATTGCATAAGTTTATGAACTGGGACCGTCCGATTTTGACTGACAGCGGCGGCTTTCAGGTGTTCAGCTTGAGCGAAATGCGTAAAATTACCGAGGAAGGCGTCCAGTTCCGTTCCCATTTGAACGGAGATAAGATGTTTTTGTCACCGGAAAAGGCGATGGAAATTCAAAATGCGCTCGGCTCTGATATTATGATGGCATTTGATGAATGCCCGCCATATCCGGCTGAGCATGCTTATGTAAAACAGTCGCTTGAGCGCACGACACGCTGGGCTGAGCGCTGCCTTGAATCCCATGCTCGTCCACAAGACCAAGGTCTGTTCGCAATCGTCCAGGGAGGCATGTATGAGGACCTGCGCATCCAGAGTGCGAAAGATTTGACTTCCATGGATTTCCCGGGGTATGCTATTGGAGGACTAAGTGTCGGAGAGCCGAAACACTTGATGTATCAAGCACTTGAGTATACGGTACCGCTGCTTCCAACCGACAAGCCAAGGTATTTAATGGGAGTTGGTTCGCCCGATGCGCTGCTGGAAGGATCTATTCGCGGCATCGATATGTTCGACTGTGTGCTGCCTACGAGAATTGCGCGCAACGGAACTACGATGACAAGCGAGGGAAGACTCGTTATTCGCAATGCCAAGTATGCAGAGGATTTTGGGCCACTTGATCCAAAATGCTCTTGCTACACATGCACGAATTATTCACGCGCTTATATTCGCCACTTGATGAAGGCCGATGAAACATTCGGTATGAGATTGACGACTTATCATAATCTACATTTCCTGCTTCAACTCATGAGGGATGTGCGTCAGGCGATTACCGAAGATCGGCTCCTTGATTTTCGCGATGAGTTTTTTGACAGCTATGGGTTGCGGGATAACGATAAAGGATTTTAG
- the ruvC gene encoding crossover junction endodeoxyribonuclease RuvC, which produces MRVLGIDPGIAIAGFGFIDKEGHKLKPVQYGCIQTEAHTPPEERLIQIYDSAVALMDKYKPDSVAVEKLFFNRNVSTAFAVGQARGVIILAAAQRGLPVAEYTPLQVKQAVVGYGKAEKRQVQEMVKMFLNLSAIPKPDDVADALAVAICHAHSAVLVQKINEAGRS; this is translated from the coding sequence TTGCGCGTTCTAGGCATAGATCCCGGTATTGCGATAGCGGGTTTTGGTTTCATTGATAAAGAGGGTCATAAGCTTAAGCCCGTTCAGTATGGCTGTATTCAGACGGAGGCGCATACGCCGCCCGAGGAGCGGCTCATTCAAATTTATGATTCAGCTGTTGCTCTAATGGATAAGTACAAGCCCGATTCGGTTGCGGTGGAGAAGCTGTTCTTTAACCGGAACGTATCAACGGCGTTTGCGGTTGGGCAGGCGCGCGGGGTTATTATTTTGGCGGCGGCGCAGCGCGGGCTTCCGGTTGCGGAATATACGCCGCTGCAAGTTAAGCAGGCCGTTGTAGGCTATGGCAAGGCGGAGAAGCGCCAAGTGCAGGAGATGGTTAAAATGTTCTTGAATTTATCGGCCATTCCGAAACCCGATGATGTAGCAGATGCGCTGGCAGTGGCTATTTGCCATGCTCATTCGGCGGTTTTAGTCCAAAAAATAAATGAGGCGGGACGATCATGA
- the ruvB gene encoding Holliday junction branch migration DNA helicase RuvB: MDERIISANLMMDDQAVELSLRPRYLAEYIGQSKAKENLKVYIDAAKLRKEALDHVLLYGPPGLGKTTLSNIIANELGVNLRTTSGPAIERPGDLAALLTNLQEGDVLFIDEIHRLHRTVEEVLYPAMEDYALDIMIGKGPSARSVRLDLPPFTLIGATTRAGLLSAPLRDRFGVISRLEFYTVDELAYIISRSAEIFDISIVGEASQEIALRSRGTPRIANRLLKRVRDFAQVRGDGIITDEIASSALELLQVDPMGLDSIDHKMLQSMMTTFAGRPVGLDTIAATIGEESQTIEDVYEPYLMQIGFLQRTPRGRMATEQAYRHLGIPYPERN, encoded by the coding sequence ATGGACGAAAGAATTATTTCCGCCAACCTTATGATGGATGATCAGGCGGTGGAGCTAAGTCTGCGTCCTCGTTATTTGGCTGAATATATCGGTCAATCGAAGGCGAAGGAAAATTTGAAAGTGTACATAGACGCAGCAAAGCTTCGCAAGGAAGCGCTCGATCATGTATTGCTCTACGGACCGCCCGGACTTGGGAAAACAACGCTGTCGAACATCATCGCCAATGAGCTTGGCGTAAACCTGCGCACGACATCGGGACCAGCCATTGAGCGCCCAGGCGATCTCGCTGCTCTGCTGACGAATTTGCAGGAGGGCGACGTGCTGTTTATCGATGAAATCCATAGGCTGCACCGTACAGTGGAGGAAGTGCTTTACCCGGCAATGGAGGATTACGCGCTCGACATTATGATTGGCAAAGGCCCAAGCGCAAGGTCTGTACGGCTTGATTTGCCGCCTTTTACACTGATTGGCGCGACGACAAGGGCGGGGCTGCTTTCCGCTCCACTGCGGGATCGCTTCGGCGTCATCAGCCGGCTGGAGTTTTATACGGTCGATGAGCTTGCTTATATTATTTCGCGCTCGGCGGAAATTTTTGATATTTCCATCGTAGGCGAAGCCTCTCAAGAAATTGCGCTGCGCTCCCGTGGAACACCGCGGATTGCCAACCGCCTGCTTAAGCGGGTAAGGGATTTTGCCCAAGTGCGCGGCGATGGCATTATAACAGACGAAATAGCAAGCTCAGCTCTGGAGCTGCTGCAGGTGGATCCGATGGGCCTGGACAGCATCGACCATAAAATGCTGCAATCCATGATGACGACATTTGCCGGGCGCCCAGTAGGCTTGGATACAATTGCGGCTACAATTGGCGAGGAAAGCCAGACAATAGAAGATGTGTATGAGCCTTATTTAATGCAGATCGGTTTCCTCCAGCGTACACCGCGCGGACGGATGGCGACCGAACAGGCTTATCGCCATTTAGGCATTCCTTATCCGGAGAGAAATTAG
- a CDS encoding dipeptide/oligopeptide/nickel ABC transporter ATP-binding protein, protein MIILELRQVSKAYPLRLLRRRGGLKAKDGKASVQAVKQVDLALHLGETLGLVGESGSGKSTLAKLIMKLETLSSGQILLGGQSIHGPHMKDLQVYKSVQLVLQDSASSLHPRMLVKEVLAEPLRNFDAKRPPEIREASVQLIRAVGLDESFLEKLPHQLSGGQKQRVCIARALAVQPDLIIFDESLASLDPLSQASIVKMLQQIQRQKELSYLFITHDLGLARQLCDRVAVMYQGEIVETFSQWEEGKLKHPYTHALFATLAEAVNVGSAEYVENAE, encoded by the coding sequence ATGATCATATTGGAGTTGCGTCAGGTGTCCAAGGCATATCCGCTGCGGCTGCTCAGAAGGCGGGGCGGGCTCAAGGCGAAGGATGGCAAGGCGTCCGTTCAAGCTGTGAAGCAGGTAGATCTTGCGCTGCACCTTGGTGAAACGCTTGGGCTTGTTGGAGAAAGCGGCAGCGGGAAAAGCACATTGGCCAAGCTCATTATGAAGCTTGAAACGCTGAGCTCCGGGCAAATTTTGCTCGGCGGCCAGTCTATTCATGGACCTCATATGAAGGATCTGCAGGTATACAAAAGCGTACAGCTTGTGCTTCAGGATTCTGCATCCTCGCTGCATCCCCGAATGCTTGTGAAGGAAGTACTTGCGGAGCCGCTGCGCAATTTTGACGCGAAGCGTCCGCCGGAAATTCGGGAGGCCAGCGTGCAGCTTATACGTGCCGTCGGCTTGGATGAAAGCTTCTTGGAGAAGCTGCCGCATCAGCTAAGCGGCGGACAGAAGCAGCGTGTATGCATCGCAAGAGCGCTGGCCGTGCAGCCGGATTTAATTATTTTCGACGAGTCGTTAGCCAGTCTCGATCCTTTATCGCAGGCATCTATTGTGAAGATGCTTCAGCAAATTCAGCGGCAGAAAGAGCTGTCCTACTTATTCATTACGCATGATCTGGGGCTTGCCCGTCAGCTGTGCGACCGAGTTGCCGTCATGTATCAGGGCGAAATCGTAGAAACGTTTAGCCAGTGGGAGGAAGGCAAGCTCAAGCATCCGTATACCCATGCTTTATTTGCGACGCTTGCTGAGGCTGTAAATGTGGGTTCTGCTGAATACGTGGAAAACGCTGAGTAG
- a CDS encoding SpoIID/LytB domain-containing protein: MNTRFSIRRLSLLTLAGLLLISMWHVQPSQGAVPQLDSIRVAIFLQFPGKYQVNTAAATLSSAGGLSIGVKQPSGAEEWLRESGNVQARFAKDDYKVKVLETTSFETALSAYKRVQTAMGSGFITSLTKKSKTVYQVTEGTYKTVDEAKTALSKWKTDSELTKLAGGSQPELQGPLHLESTGYASKAAADKAAEAFEAAGIDTYIAVRKPASGLRYSVMVGAAASSADLDLIKVATGAAGISLLQADVKTPYLLLKSDHTLTGKAGSPLTMYTFPVTSAKVWVEPAGKETIKLTERYSRTYRGAFEFSDFNGKLAVVNELPFEQYLYSVVGAEMVSSWPQEALKAQAVAARTYALYQGSGFQIAHVVDSVSSQAYAGTSTEKQSTIQAVDATQGEVVLYKGKLIEALYSSNGGGATADAKEVWGNAVPYLTSVKSPTDSSAEKGLFSWYRVVLPSGLTGYIREDLLTATSETNPAGIKLMKVNTDGVKVRKIPLIQDDVPLVGQVNSGAKVVVLEKSVQSGPMSWVRGPFSSEELVASLKSVTTISGPIHSLQVSKTGQSGRATELLANGKKLEVKYPDMLRTALGSLPSTLFQIDETARVTVIGANKKTTTKPESAGAVYTVGAGGEVKQMDAKLYIMGSKGQVREATKTPSFRFVGTGFGHGIGLSQYGALGLAEQGYDYSYILKYYYNDVTIAKE; encoded by the coding sequence ATGAACACCCGCTTTTCGATCAGACGGCTGTCGCTTCTAACTTTAGCTGGGTTATTGCTCATTTCAATGTGGCATGTACAGCCTTCACAAGGAGCCGTACCTCAGCTTGATTCGATACGAGTCGCTATTTTTTTGCAATTTCCGGGGAAATATCAGGTGAATACGGCCGCGGCTACACTCAGCTCGGCGGGCGGCTTGTCCATTGGCGTGAAGCAGCCATCCGGCGCGGAGGAATGGCTGCGGGAATCAGGCAATGTACAGGCCCGATTTGCCAAGGATGATTATAAGGTCAAGGTGCTGGAAACGACCAGCTTCGAAACGGCCCTAAGCGCATATAAACGAGTGCAAACGGCCATGGGCAGCGGTTTTATTACTTCCTTAACGAAGAAAAGCAAGACGGTGTACCAGGTAACAGAAGGTACCTACAAAACCGTTGACGAAGCGAAAACAGCGCTAAGCAAATGGAAGACAGACAGCGAGCTAACGAAGCTTGCCGGCGGCTCCCAGCCGGAGCTGCAAGGTCCGCTTCATCTGGAAAGCACAGGCTACGCTTCTAAAGCTGCGGCTGACAAGGCGGCCGAAGCATTCGAGGCAGCAGGTATTGATACGTATATCGCTGTACGCAAGCCTGCAAGCGGGCTGCGTTATTCGGTTATGGTAGGTGCTGCTGCGAGCAGTGCTGACCTGGACCTTATTAAGGTAGCGACTGGAGCAGCTGGCATCAGCCTGCTGCAGGCCGATGTAAAAACGCCGTATTTGCTGCTGAAGAGCGATCACACGCTGACAGGCAAGGCGGGAAGCCCGCTTACGATGTATACGTTCCCTGTAACAAGCGCCAAAGTGTGGGTAGAGCCGGCAGGCAAAGAAACCATTAAGCTGACGGAGCGTTACAGCCGCACGTATCGCGGAGCGTTTGAATTCAGTGATTTTAATGGCAAGCTTGCAGTCGTAAATGAACTTCCATTTGAGCAGTATTTGTATTCGGTTGTAGGTGCGGAAATGGTTTCCTCTTGGCCCCAGGAGGCGTTGAAAGCTCAGGCGGTAGCCGCTAGAACGTATGCACTCTATCAGGGCTCGGGTTTTCAAATCGCCCATGTGGTCGATAGTGTGAGCAGCCAAGCCTATGCTGGCACAAGCACGGAGAAGCAATCAACGATTCAAGCGGTAGATGCGACGCAAGGCGAGGTTGTACTGTACAAGGGCAAGCTGATCGAGGCGCTTTATTCCTCTAATGGCGGCGGCGCTACAGCGGATGCGAAGGAAGTATGGGGCAATGCAGTCCCCTATTTGACCAGCGTCAAAAGCCCGACCGACAGCTCGGCGGAAAAAGGGCTGTTCAGCTGGTACCGCGTGGTGCTCCCAAGCGGCTTGACAGGCTATATTCGCGAGGATTTGCTTACGGCAACAAGCGAAACGAATCCTGCAGGAATTAAGCTGATGAAGGTTAATACGGACGGCGTAAAGGTACGGAAAATACCGCTCATTCAGGATGATGTTCCGCTAGTAGGCCAGGTTAATTCGGGCGCTAAGGTTGTCGTTTTGGAAAAATCGGTGCAATCGGGCCCGATGTCTTGGGTACGAGGCCCGTTCAGCTCAGAAGAGCTGGTTGCTTCACTCAAAAGCGTCACCACGATATCCGGACCGATTCATTCGCTTCAAGTGAGCAAGACAGGGCAGTCTGGACGCGCTACGGAATTGCTGGCAAACGGCAAAAAGCTGGAGGTCAAATATCCAGATATGCTGCGGACGGCGCTTGGAAGCTTGCCAAGCACCTTGTTCCAAATCGATGAGACGGCACGTGTGACCGTAATTGGAGCGAATAAGAAAACGACAACAAAGCCGGAGAGCGCAGGTGCGGTCTATACGGTTGGGGCAGGCGGCGAAGTGAAGCAAATGGATGCCAAGCTGTATATTATGGGCAGCAAAGGCCAAGTCCGTGAAGCAACCAAGACGCCGAGCTTCCGTTTCGTCGGCACAGGCTTCGGTCATGGCATCGGTTTGTCTCAATATGGGGCGCTAGGCCTTGCCGAGCAAGGGTATGACTACTCTTATATTCTGAAATACTATTATAATGATGTAACTATCGCTAAGGAATGA
- a CDS encoding BofC C-terminal domain-containing protein — protein MLMSLWKQLKRKLRRRPLWTLGSIALLTITLAGAVWPLGKAAAAVHLTSVVANFADSASVANAVGAAFSSGAVSGPSADLRRELREQQEPVSVMLRRYYLCGQESRPLGRMTSLQLIRLLEANSGWHATFDKTKNRVLVEQTVDEFSKHCQNEAYMGVDKQGNLSLFEGAPQQEKVLRTFFQLDIRYMESSLPRDKVEQLSHGIKINDIDEFNSVLSTFSDYELGHGKSTKRSAY, from the coding sequence ATGCTAATGAGCTTATGGAAGCAGCTAAAAAGAAAGCTTCGCCGCCGTCCGCTATGGACGCTGGGCAGTATCGCCTTGCTTACCATAACGCTAGCGGGTGCTGTCTGGCCTCTTGGGAAAGCGGCTGCCGCCGTCCACTTGACAAGCGTCGTCGCCAATTTTGCCGATTCAGCGTCTGTGGCTAATGCCGTAGGAGCAGCTTTTAGTTCAGGAGCCGTCAGCGGCCCCTCTGCTGACTTGCGGCGCGAGCTGCGAGAGCAGCAGGAGCCAGTGAGCGTCATGCTGCGCCGCTACTATTTATGTGGGCAGGAGAGCAGGCCGCTTGGCCGTATGACCTCGCTCCAGTTGATCCGGCTGCTGGAGGCAAATAGCGGTTGGCACGCCACCTTCGATAAAACGAAGAACCGGGTGCTGGTGGAGCAGACGGTGGATGAGTTTTCGAAGCATTGCCAGAATGAAGCGTATATGGGCGTAGATAAGCAGGGGAATTTATCGCTGTTTGAAGGGGCGCCCCAGCAGGAGAAGGTGCTGCGAACTTTTTTTCAACTGGATATTCGGTATATGGAAAGCAGCTTGCCTCGTGATAAAGTAGAACAGCTGTCGCATGGGATTAAAATTAATGACATCGATGAATTTAACAGCGTCCTGTCTACCTTTAGCGACTATGAGCTGGGACATGGCAAATCCACTAAACGATCGGCTTATTAG
- a CDS encoding ABC transporter ATP-binding protein, with translation MAESSTNIINSVGLNDAPLLCVQNIEISRQQAGKWCPIVQNVSLELHAGEMAALVGPSGCGKSMTAHALVGLLETGLCLTGGQIFYGGDDISRYDERRMQQLRREEIALLIQHSLSGLDPIRTVRKQMVETLKLQAKRSRKEMESYLYMLLERIGFADPELILDAYPFELSGGMRQRVLLAMMLSTEPTLFIADEPTTALDALNRDRVLALLKQLQADFGLTVLLISHDEQSVRKFADRVITMQPSGITSVQARGSAL, from the coding sequence ATGGCGGAAAGCAGCACGAACATTATCAATAGCGTGGGCCTTAACGATGCCCCGCTGCTCTGCGTTCAAAATATAGAAATTTCCCGGCAGCAGGCTGGAAAATGGTGCCCTATCGTCCAAAATGTTTCCTTGGAGCTTCATGCTGGTGAAATGGCTGCGCTTGTAGGGCCGAGCGGCTGTGGCAAAAGCATGACGGCCCATGCGCTTGTCGGGCTGCTGGAAACCGGGCTGTGCCTGACAGGCGGGCAAATTTTTTACGGGGGCGATGATATTTCCCGTTATGATGAGCGCCGCATGCAGCAGCTTCGCCGAGAGGAAATCGCCTTGCTCATTCAGCATTCGCTAAGCGGACTTGATCCGATCCGCACGGTGCGCAAGCAGATGGTCGAGACGCTGAAGCTGCAGGCGAAGCGATCGCGCAAAGAAATGGAATCGTATTTGTATATGCTGCTGGAACGTATTGGCTTTGCGGACCCTGAACTGATATTGGACGCATACCCTTTTGAGCTAAGCGGAGGCATGCGCCAGAGGGTGCTGCTTGCGATGATGCTGAGCACGGAGCCGACGCTGTTTATTGCCGATGAGCCAACGACGGCGCTGGATGCCCTCAATCGCGACCGGGTTTTAGCTTTGCTAAAGCAGCTGCAGGCGGATTTTGGCCTGACGGTGCTGCTCATTTCGCATGACGAGCAAAGCGTCCGCAAATTCGCGGATCGTGTGATTACGATGCAGCCCAGCGGGATAACCTCAGTCCAAGCGAGAGGAAGCGCCCTATGA